The following are from one region of the Cloacibacterium normanense genome:
- a CDS encoding sulfite exporter TauE/SafE family protein, translated as MEILGYFFALIIGLIMGIIGGGGSILGVPIFVYLFDMNALTATTLSLFVVGVASAVGATGNAKQGNVDFKTALLFGIPSVLSVIFVRKIILPHLPDPLFSIGTFPIEKNLFILVLFAALMLISSIKMIVGNQKIETTNQSPHYPMLVTQGIAVGMITGMIGAGGGFLIVPALVMLLNLEMKKAIGTSMMIISMNSLLGFLSSQKTEINWQFLLIFTSIAVIGMLIGIQLAKKIDGKKLKPIFGWFVLMMGIYIIIKEVFFH; from the coding sequence ATGGAAATCTTAGGATACTTTTTCGCACTTATCATCGGGTTAATTATGGGAATAATTGGCGGTGGTGGCAGTATTTTAGGCGTTCCTATTTTTGTCTATCTGTTTGACATGAACGCTCTAACCGCAACTACTCTTTCTCTTTTTGTAGTGGGAGTTGCGAGTGCAGTTGGCGCTACAGGAAACGCCAAACAAGGAAATGTAGATTTTAAAACTGCTCTATTATTCGGGATTCCTTCTGTATTGTCTGTGATTTTTGTTCGCAAAATCATTTTACCTCATCTTCCTGACCCTCTTTTTAGCATAGGAACATTTCCTATTGAAAAAAATCTATTCATTTTAGTTCTATTTGCTGCTTTAATGCTTATTTCTTCCATTAAAATGATTGTGGGAAACCAAAAAATAGAAACTACTAATCAAAGTCCGCATTATCCAATGTTGGTTACCCAAGGAATTGCTGTAGGAATGATTACAGGAATGATTGGAGCTGGCGGTGGTTTTCTCATTGTTCCTGCTTTAGTTATGCTGCTTAATTTAGAAATGAAAAAAGCCATCGGAACTTCTATGATGATTATTTCTATGAATTCTCTTTTAGGTTTTTTAAGTTCTCAAAAAACAGAAATCAATTGGCAATTTCTTTTGATTTTCACTTCAATTGCTGTCATTGGAATGCTCATTGGAATTCAGTTAGCCAAAAAAATAGATGGCAAAAAACTTAAACCTATTTTCGGTTGGTTTGTTTTGATGATGGGAATTTATATCATCATCAAAGAAGTCTTTTTTCACTAA
- the lysA gene encoding diaminopimelate decarboxylase produces the protein MTNQDLLQIAEEFGTPVYVYDADSIKSQYEKLTTSFAESTKFFYACKSLTNINILKYVEKLGANLDCVSINEVKLGLKAGFSAERILFTPNCVDLAEIEEAMALNVHINIDNISILEQFGTKYGDSYPVFLRINPHIFAGGNYKISTGHIDSKFGISIHQMRHIERVMKSTNLNIEGLHMHTGSEIKDPEVFLQGLEIMFELSESFPNLKYIDMGSGFKVPYQKGELETDVKALGKKVEKAVAQFKKETGKEFELWFEPGKYLVSKSGHFLVKSNVIKQTTATVFVGVNSGFNHLIRPMFYDSYHVIENLTNPKGTERIYTVVGNICETDTFAWDRKLHEVREGDILVFRNAGAYGFEMSSNFNSRLKPAEVLFLDGKAHLIRKREEFDDLLKNQIEVL, from the coding sequence ATGACAAATCAAGATTTGCTTCAGATTGCAGAAGAATTCGGAACGCCGGTTTATGTTTATGACGCCGATTCTATAAAATCTCAGTACGAGAAACTCACCACTTCTTTTGCAGAGAGCACTAAGTTTTTCTACGCTTGTAAATCACTCACCAATATCAACATCCTAAAATATGTAGAAAAATTAGGAGCGAATCTTGATTGTGTTTCTATAAACGAAGTAAAATTAGGCTTGAAAGCTGGTTTTTCGGCAGAGAGAATTTTATTTACGCCCAATTGTGTAGACCTTGCCGAAATAGAAGAAGCGATGGCTCTAAACGTTCATATTAATATTGATAACATCTCTATTTTAGAGCAATTCGGGACTAAATATGGTGATTCTTACCCAGTTTTTCTAAGAATTAATCCACATATTTTTGCAGGAGGAAATTATAAAATTTCTACAGGACACATTGATTCTAAATTTGGAATTTCTATTCACCAAATGCGTCATATAGAACGCGTGATGAAATCTACTAATCTTAATATTGAAGGTTTGCACATGCATACTGGTAGCGAGATTAAAGACCCAGAAGTTTTCTTGCAAGGTTTAGAAATTATGTTTGAACTTTCAGAAAGTTTCCCTAATCTTAAATATATTGATATGGGAAGCGGTTTCAAAGTTCCTTACCAAAAAGGTGAATTAGAAACTGATGTGAAAGCATTAGGTAAAAAAGTAGAAAAAGCAGTGGCTCAGTTCAAAAAAGAAACTGGAAAAGAATTTGAATTGTGGTTTGAACCAGGGAAGTATTTGGTTTCTAAATCTGGACATTTTTTGGTAAAATCTAACGTGATTAAACAAACTACTGCTACCGTTTTTGTAGGCGTAAATTCTGGATTTAACCATTTAATCAGACCGATGTTCTATGATTCATATCACGTCATTGAAAATCTAACCAATCCTAAAGGAACTGAAAGAATTTATACGGTTGTGGGAAATATCTGTGAAACCGATACGTTTGCTTGGGACAGAAAATTACACGAAGTTAGAGAAGGAGATATTTTAGTCTTCAGAAATGCAGGAGCTTATGGTTTCGAAATGAGTTCTAATTTCAATTCTAGATTGAAACCAGCCGAAGTTTTATTCTTAGATGGAAAAGCGCATCTCATCAGAAAAAGAGAAGAATTCGATGATTTATTGAAAAATCAAATCGAAGTTTTATAA
- a CDS encoding TonB-dependent receptor domain-containing protein, with translation MNIKLYSIAAIFFATTHSLFAQQEQDSTYRNIEVVKITKVLPKSQNKQNLETKQSDLLNHDAGKFLNSIPEINGIKKAGNYATDPVLRGFKYEQLNIVIDGAAHDVNACPSRMDPAVSQVNMNMVQEAEIYKGPYHFRYGNSFGGTINFVTLAPEFTEKLKLGGRISSGYESNGNVFRNELFSQLSHQKIVWNLFGSYQKGDRYKDGNGDEVRSAFLRYNMGTKGNFKWNDQNVTTLQINTNQGRDVEFAALNMDLIYDKTWMFQLKHLAEFNQKYLKHLDFNSYYSFVDHSMGTPDRKMVSDVQSTTYGARLESKFAFGKNTFYTGLDYKHEGAENIRMIMPAMMPMRDGTSWQDSSIEQIGWFNEYQMNFKNSKLVASLRLDYNKGDAKALSNLFKTLYGDGKAENLNHSLSLGYNKNLCNHNQLGIWLGRAQRSGSLTERYINRFAVGIDAYELVGNPDLKPETNNQIDLIFTHKKDNIFFQADVFYSYLENYISGVIVPIKPYSMTAPGTRQIQNIEKAFKTGVETRFNWQFSPKFRTELAAAYTYAEDIDTNNPLPEIAPLDFRWNVLADFSPVSLGLHYRYSAKQSRINPTFGEFTTPEFSVFDFTSKYNVFKNATLSFDVLNIFDRAYAEHLNRTLSTNKKQRILAVGRSFNIGFSYNF, from the coding sequence ATGAATATTAAACTTTATAGCATTGCTGCAATATTTTTTGCAACAACACATTCTTTATTCGCTCAACAAGAACAAGACAGCACTTACCGAAATATAGAAGTAGTAAAAATTACCAAAGTTTTACCTAAATCACAAAACAAACAAAACTTAGAAACAAAACAATCTGATTTACTGAATCACGATGCGGGAAAATTCCTGAATTCTATCCCAGAAATTAACGGAATTAAAAAAGCAGGAAACTATGCTACTGATCCTGTTTTGAGAGGTTTCAAATATGAGCAGTTGAATATTGTTATTGACGGTGCTGCTCATGACGTAAATGCGTGCCCAAGTAGAATGGATCCTGCAGTTTCTCAAGTGAATATGAACATGGTTCAAGAAGCTGAAATTTACAAGGGACCTTATCATTTTCGATACGGAAATTCTTTCGGAGGAACTATTAATTTCGTAACCCTTGCTCCAGAATTTACAGAAAAATTAAAACTAGGCGGTAGAATTTCTTCTGGCTACGAAAGCAATGGAAACGTTTTTAGAAATGAATTGTTTTCTCAACTTTCACACCAAAAAATTGTTTGGAATTTATTCGGTTCTTATCAAAAAGGAGACCGCTACAAAGACGGAAACGGTGACGAAGTGCGTTCTGCTTTTCTAAGATACAATATGGGAACCAAAGGAAATTTCAAATGGAATGACCAAAATGTAACCACATTACAAATCAACACAAACCAAGGAAGAGATGTAGAATTTGCTGCACTTAACATGGATTTAATCTATGATAAAACATGGATGTTCCAGTTAAAACATTTGGCAGAATTCAACCAAAAATATTTAAAACACTTAGATTTTAATTCTTACTACTCTTTCGTAGACCATTCTATGGGAACTCCTGATAGAAAAATGGTTTCTGACGTACAATCTACCACTTATGGAGCCCGATTAGAATCTAAATTCGCTTTTGGAAAAAACACTTTCTACACTGGTTTAGATTACAAACATGAAGGCGCGGAAAATATCAGAATGATTATGCCTGCAATGATGCCAATGAGAGATGGAACTTCTTGGCAAGATTCTTCTATTGAACAAATCGGATGGTTTAATGAATATCAAATGAATTTTAAAAATTCAAAATTAGTCGCTTCTCTTCGTTTAGATTACAATAAAGGTGATGCGAAAGCCCTTTCTAATCTATTCAAAACACTTTACGGAGACGGAAAAGCAGAAAATTTGAACCACAGCTTAAGTTTAGGATACAATAAAAACTTGTGCAACCATAATCAGTTGGGAATTTGGCTAGGAAGAGCACAACGCAGCGGAAGTTTAACCGAAAGATATATCAATAGATTTGCTGTAGGAATCGATGCTTACGAATTAGTAGGAAATCCTGATTTAAAACCTGAAACCAACAATCAAATCGACCTTATTTTCACCCATAAAAAAGATAATATTTTCTTTCAAGCAGATGTTTTCTATTCTTACTTAGAAAATTATATTTCTGGAGTGATTGTTCCCATCAAACCATATTCTATGACGGCACCAGGAACCAGACAAATCCAAAATATAGAAAAAGCCTTCAAAACAGGAGTCGAAACCAGATTTAATTGGCAATTTTCACCAAAATTCCGCACAGAATTAGCAGCAGCTTATACCTATGCAGAAGATATTGACACCAATAATCCTTTGCCAGAAATCGCTCCGCTAGATTTCCGCTGGAATGTGTTAGCAGATTTTTCGCCAGTAAGTTTAGGACTTCATTATAGATATTCAGCAAAACAAAGCAGAATCAATCCTACTTTTGGTGAATTTACTACTCCAGAATTTTCTGTGTTTGATTTCACCTCAAAATACAATGTTTTCAAAAATGCTACTTTAAGCTTTGATGTTTTAAACATTTTTGACCGTGCTTATGCAGAACATTTAAACAGAACACTTTCTACCAACAAAAAACAAAGAATTTTAGCTGTTGGTAGAAGCTTCAACATTGGTTTTAGCTATAATTTTTAA
- a CDS encoding Crp/Fnr family transcriptional regulator translates to MSKTTEFSATPELLKQLYEYSIIKNYEAGDVILDENARIRSIPIVTKGSIKVMRTEEDGREILLYYIKAGESCVMSFLGGLHGETSKVKAEVEEDAEILFLPTEKVAQLIKTHPEWLDYIFKLYHKRFEELLEMVNEVTFKKVDDRLLSLLQKKSELTDSKIIHSTHEQLANELGTARVVVSRLLKSLEEDGKLKLGRNKIELLS, encoded by the coding sequence ATGTCAAAAACTACAGAATTTAGCGCAACACCAGAACTTTTAAAACAGTTATACGAATACAGCATTATAAAAAATTACGAAGCTGGCGATGTTATTTTAGACGAAAACGCAAGAATTCGTTCTATTCCTATCGTTACCAAAGGGAGTATAAAAGTAATGCGTACCGAAGAAGATGGTAGAGAAATTTTACTTTATTATATAAAAGCTGGCGAAAGTTGCGTAATGTCTTTCCTTGGCGGTTTACACGGAGAAACCTCTAAAGTAAAAGCCGAAGTAGAAGAAGATGCAGAAATATTGTTCTTGCCCACAGAAAAAGTTGCGCAACTCATCAAAACGCATCCAGAATGGTTGGATTATATTTTCAAATTATACCATAAACGTTTTGAAGAATTGCTAGAAATGGTAAATGAAGTAACTTTCAAAAAAGTGGATGATAGACTGCTCTCTTTGCTTCAAAAAAAATCAGAACTTACCGATTCTAAAATTATTCATAGCACACACGAACAATTAGCCAATGAATTAGGAACAGCCAGAGTAGTGGTTTCCAGACTACTAAAATCGCTGGAAGAAGATGGCAAACTAAAATTAGGAAGAAATAAAATTGAACTTTTATCATAA
- the miaB gene encoding tRNA (N6-isopentenyl adenosine(37)-C2)-methylthiotransferase MiaB: protein MQEKYIDETKQGEAFAIAEKPENSKKLFLESYGCQMNFSDSEIVASILNEQGYNTTMKVEEADLILLNTCSIRERAEQTVRMRLSQFKNLKKERPNLTVGVLGCMAERLKTKFLEEEQLVDLVVGPDAYRDLPNLLKETEDGRDAINVILSKEETYADINPVRLGGNGVTAFVTITRGCDNMCTFCVVPFTRGRERSRDPHSIIEECKALAENGYKEITLLGQNVDSYLWYGGGPKKDFDKASEMQKATAVNFAQLLEMVAKAVPAMRIRFSTSNPHEMTEEVFRVIAKYDNVCKYIHLPVQSGSDRILQKMNRQHTRQEYLDLIKKAKEIVPEIAFSQDMIAGFCGETEEDHQLTLDLMRQVEYDYGYMFAYSERPGTPAHKKMEDDVPADVKQRRLAEIIALQGELSRKRMKSYVGKNYEVLIEGESKKDKNQWKGRTSQNAVVVFDKVEGHNIGDFVTVFVHDSTQGTLLGKAI, encoded by the coding sequence GTGCAAGAAAAATATATAGACGAAACTAAACAAGGCGAAGCTTTTGCTATTGCTGAAAAACCAGAAAATTCTAAAAAATTGTTTTTAGAAAGTTACGGTTGCCAAATGAACTTCTCAGACTCAGAAATCGTAGCCTCTATTCTTAACGAACAAGGTTATAATACCACCATGAAAGTAGAAGAAGCAGATTTAATTTTGCTGAATACTTGCTCTATCAGAGAAAGAGCAGAACAAACGGTGAGAATGCGACTTTCACAATTCAAAAATTTGAAAAAAGAAAGGCCTAACCTTACTGTTGGTGTTCTTGGTTGTATGGCAGAACGTCTTAAAACTAAATTTTTAGAAGAAGAACAATTGGTAGACTTAGTAGTTGGTCCAGATGCTTACAGAGATTTACCAAATTTATTAAAAGAAACAGAAGACGGAAGAGATGCCATCAATGTTATTTTATCTAAAGAAGAAACGTACGCAGATATTAATCCAGTTCGTTTGGGTGGAAATGGTGTTACCGCATTCGTAACCATTACCAGAGGTTGTGATAATATGTGTACCTTTTGCGTAGTTCCTTTTACCAGAGGTAGAGAAAGAAGTCGTGATCCGCATTCTATTATTGAAGAATGCAAAGCTTTGGCTGAAAATGGTTACAAAGAAATTACGCTTCTTGGGCAAAATGTGGACTCATATCTTTGGTATGGAGGAGGTCCTAAAAAAGATTTTGATAAAGCTTCGGAAATGCAAAAAGCAACTGCGGTAAATTTTGCTCAATTGTTAGAAATGGTAGCAAAAGCAGTTCCTGCAATGAGAATTCGTTTTTCTACTTCTAATCCGCACGAAATGACGGAAGAGGTTTTCCGTGTGATTGCTAAATACGATAACGTTTGTAAATACATTCACCTTCCTGTACAAAGTGGAAGTGACAGAATTTTACAAAAAATGAATCGTCAACATACGCGTCAGGAATATTTAGATTTGATTAAAAAAGCGAAGGAAATAGTTCCAGAAATTGCTTTTTCTCAAGATATGATTGCTGGTTTCTGTGGCGAAACCGAAGAAGATCATCAATTAACTCTTGATTTAATGAGACAAGTAGAATACGATTACGGTTATATGTTTGCGTATTCTGAAAGACCAGGAACTCCAGCTCATAAAAAAATGGAAGATGATGTTCCTGCAGATGTGAAGCAAAGAAGATTAGCCGAAATCATTGCGTTACAAGGAGAACTATCCAGAAAAAGAATGAAATCTTACGTTGGCAAAAACTACGAAGTTCTAATTGAAGGAGAATCTAAAAAAGATAAAAATCAATGGAAAGGAAGAACTTCTCAGAATGCAGTAGTAGTTTTTGATAAAGTAGAAGGACACAATATTGGTGACTTTGTGACTGTTTTTGTTCATGACAGCACTCAAGGCACACTTTTGGGGAAAGCGATTTAA
- a CDS encoding energy transducer TonB, with amino-acid sequence MRTITFIFLFFISFFKAQESIPFYNNDLFYKGGFVNFYKEAHQVIIEKKLAPCDKKEALYHQEFIVTNEGEFKKIENSPNVYNVNKCASDLLDQILPELKNWTPVQKDSNNITARSLFAFFPDDLFDNYKEGYDPKKLNADADFPPNGLSSFRDEVAKKVDLSGFNGRGKITVIIKFVVDVDGSVTDVAVEKSSGLKEFDDRFVYALKHVKKKWEPAKVYGNPVRQRYKIPFSVNFD; translated from the coding sequence ATGAGAACTATTACATTTATTTTTTTATTTTTTATTTCTTTTTTTAAAGCTCAAGAATCTATTCCTTTTTATAATAATGATTTATTTTATAAAGGAGGATTTGTAAATTTCTATAAAGAAGCACATCAAGTGATTATAGAAAAAAAACTAGCGCCTTGTGACAAGAAGGAAGCTCTATATCATCAAGAATTTATTGTTACCAACGAAGGAGAGTTTAAAAAAATAGAAAACTCTCCAAATGTATATAATGTTAATAAATGTGCAAGTGATTTGTTAGATCAAATTTTGCCTGAATTGAAAAATTGGACTCCAGTTCAAAAAGATAGTAATAATATTACCGCAAGAAGTTTGTTTGCTTTTTTTCCTGATGATTTGTTTGATAATTACAAAGAAGGTTATGATCCTAAAAAATTAAATGCAGATGCTGATTTCCCTCCTAATGGATTAAGTTCATTTAGAGATGAGGTGGCTAAAAAAGTAGACTTAAGTGGGTTTAATGGAAGAGGTAAAATAACAGTTATTATAAAATTTGTTGTAGATGTAGATGGTTCGGTAACAGATGTTGCAGTAGAAAAGAGTTCTGGTTTGAAAGAATTTGATGATAGATTTGTTTATGCATTAAAACATGTCAAAAAGAAATGGGAGCCTGCTAAAGTATATGGTAATCCTGTAAGACAGAGATATAAAATTCCATTTAGTGTAAATTTCGACTGA
- a CDS encoding helicase HerA-like domain-containing protein — translation MAEKSKFIEELNSRYQPKGEYIVLGKGMLDGEVITEVDVTVPLKTVNRHGLIAGATGTGKTKTLQVFVEQLSHKGIPTLVMDIKGDLSGIAVEGEQNDKINERYSKTQLPYQPQSFPVELMTISAEKGLKLRATVTEFGPVLLSKILGLNETQSSIMSIVFKYADDKALPLIDLDDLKKVLQYVTDNAEGKKELADNYGSISPASLGAILRSIVAMEQQGATSFFGEPSFDVEDLLQTRGGKGVVNVLRVADIQNQPQLFSTFMLSLFAEIYMTFPEEGDSGKPKLVLFIDEAHLIFNEASKALLSQIETMVKLIRSKGVGIYFITQIPGDVPENVLSQLGLKIQHALRGFTAKDRKEIDKAVENYPITEYYDAANLIQNLGIGEAFVTALDEKGIPTPLVHTYLISPESRMDVLTSEEIDDLVNSSDLVKKYKNDVDKESAYEILAKRMEQAAEVEKEVTQEKSTARQPKEEPGMFEQVMKSRAGRTFTTTLAREGAKFVLGMFGLKMRR, via the coding sequence ATGGCAGAAAAATCAAAATTTATAGAAGAACTTAACTCTAGATATCAACCAAAAGGAGAGTATATCGTTCTAGGAAAGGGAATGTTAGACGGAGAAGTAATTACTGAAGTAGATGTTACCGTTCCTCTAAAAACAGTCAATAGACATGGTCTGATTGCAGGAGCAACAGGTACAGGAAAGACCAAAACGCTACAAGTTTTTGTAGAACAACTTTCGCATAAAGGTATTCCAACTTTGGTGATGGATATCAAAGGTGACCTTTCTGGTATTGCAGTGGAAGGCGAACAAAATGATAAAATCAACGAAAGATATTCAAAAACGCAATTGCCATATCAACCGCAATCTTTTCCAGTAGAACTCATGACTATTTCTGCGGAAAAAGGTTTGAAACTGAGAGCTACCGTTACAGAATTTGGTCCAGTTTTACTTTCTAAAATTTTAGGATTGAATGAAACGCAGTCAAGTATTATGTCTATCGTTTTCAAATATGCAGATGACAAAGCATTGCCGCTCATTGATTTAGATGATTTGAAGAAAGTTTTGCAATATGTAACCGATAACGCAGAAGGTAAAAAAGAATTAGCAGATAATTATGGTTCTATTTCTCCAGCTTCTTTAGGTGCAATTCTTCGTTCGATTGTAGCGATGGAGCAACAAGGAGCAACGAGTTTTTTCGGTGAACCAAGTTTTGATGTAGAAGATTTACTGCAAACCAGAGGCGGAAAAGGCGTGGTAAACGTTTTGAGAGTTGCAGATATTCAAAACCAGCCACAATTGTTTTCTACATTTATGCTTTCGCTTTTTGCAGAAATTTACATGACTTTTCCAGAAGAAGGAGACAGCGGAAAACCAAAATTAGTTCTTTTTATAGACGAAGCGCATTTGATTTTCAATGAAGCGAGTAAAGCTTTACTTTCGCAGATAGAAACGATGGTGAAACTCATCCGTTCAAAAGGAGTAGGAATTTATTTTATTACTCAAATTCCGGGAGATGTTCCAGAAAATGTACTTTCTCAGTTAGGGCTTAAAATTCAGCACGCTTTGCGTGGTTTCACAGCAAAAGACAGAAAAGAAATTGATAAGGCAGTAGAAAATTATCCTATTACCGAATATTATGACGCAGCCAATTTAATTCAGAATTTAGGAATTGGGGAAGCTTTCGTCACGGCGCTTGACGAGAAGGGAATTCCAACACCGTTGGTTCATACTTATTTGATTTCTCCAGAATCTAGAATGGATGTTTTGACTTCTGAAGAGATAGATGATTTGGTTAATTCTTCTGATTTGGTTAAAAAATATAAAAATGATGTTGATAAAGAATCTGCCTACGAAATTTTAGCGAAACGCATGGAACAAGCTGCGGAAGTAGAAAAAGAAGTAACACAAGAAAAATCTACGGCAAGACAACCCAAAGAAGAACCAGGAATGTTCGAGCAAGTCATGAAATCCAGAGCGGGAAGAACATTCACCACAACTTTAGCCAGAGAAGGCGCCAAATTTGTCCTCGGAATGTTTGGTTTGAAGATGAGAAGGTAA
- a CDS encoding 3'-5' exonuclease, whose protein sequence is MYTIIDIEGNGAPYRKESIIEIAIFRYDGHVITDQFISLVNPESDISPFVQKLTGITQKMVKTAPKFHEIAKRIIEITEGTILVGHNIDFDYRMLRQSFKRLGFDFKINTLDTIPLTKKLIPHEKSYSLGKLCKSIGIPLVDEHRASGDARATLELFKLLKTKDNSHEIIQQHHEESNAKSYINKIKELTQDLPSEKGFVYFQNASGAILFEDYVDDIFRVSKKLFNSKSVKWQSIQEEVTQINYELTGTDTIARLILLNQNKSKKQFLPYGLFYIDGKFKVEKNSNHSEKPLLKFKNFSQGSKVKHYITENESLSDYKTLKDLITLKGRNELWIGKGRNLGEKSFLIIEEGKLISFGYYELFHQIQSRKKLNKLQIEVKKVSPEIINDLKLSLLKNEYKIEKLPK, encoded by the coding sequence TTGTATACCATAATAGACATAGAAGGAAACGGAGCGCCTTATAGAAAAGAAAGCATTATAGAAATTGCGATTTTCAGATATGATGGCCACGTTATCACAGACCAATTTATTTCACTTGTTAATCCAGAAAGTGATATATCTCCATTTGTACAAAAACTGACAGGAATTACCCAAAAAATGGTAAAAACCGCCCCAAAATTTCATGAAATCGCGAAAAGAATCATAGAAATTACAGAAGGAACCATTTTAGTAGGGCACAATATAGATTTTGATTACAGAATGCTTCGTCAAAGTTTTAAAAGGTTAGGTTTTGATTTTAAAATCAATACTTTAGACACGATTCCTTTGACGAAAAAACTGATTCCTCATGAAAAAAGTTATTCTCTGGGGAAATTATGTAAATCTATCGGAATTCCTTTGGTTGATGAACACAGAGCTTCTGGTGATGCGAGAGCTACTTTGGAACTTTTTAAATTGTTAAAAACCAAAGACAACAGCCACGAAATTATTCAGCAACATCACGAAGAAAGCAACGCAAAATCTTATATCAACAAAATAAAAGAACTTACGCAAGATTTACCTTCGGAGAAAGGTTTTGTGTATTTTCAAAATGCTTCTGGAGCAATTCTTTTTGAAGATTATGTGGATGATATTTTTAGAGTTTCTAAAAAATTATTCAATTCTAAATCTGTTAAATGGCAAAGCATTCAGGAAGAAGTAACGCAAATTAATTACGAACTTACTGGAACAGATACGATTGCGAGATTGATTTTGCTGAATCAGAATAAATCGAAGAAGCAGTTTTTACCTTACGGTTTGTTCTACATTGATGGAAAATTTAAGGTTGAAAAAAACTCTAATCACTCAGAAAAGCCATTATTGAAATTCAAAAATTTTTCTCAAGGCAGTAAAGTGAAGCATTATATCACCGAAAATGAATCGCTTAGCGATTATAAAACGCTGAAAGATCTCATTACGCTGAAAGGTAGAAATGAACTTTGGATTGGAAAAGGCAGAAATCTTGGTGAAAAATCTTTTCTCATTATAGAAGAAGGAAAATTGATTTCATTTGGGTATTATGAATTGTTCCATCAGATTCAATCTAGGAAGAAATTAAATAAATTGCAGATAGAAGTGAAGAAAGTTTCGCCAGAAATCATCAACGATTTAAAACTATCTTTACTAAAAAACGAGTATAAAATAGAAAAATTACCTAAATAA